GTTTATTTAACTCAATTGAAGGAAGATGTCATTATATACAAACAGACTTTCAAATTAATCCTTTATATTATCACAAATGTAATATACTTTTAGATGAAAATGGAGTTTTAAAACAGAACACAAATAAAGCAACAATTTCAAAGATAATAAATGATTTTTCGATATCTCTTATATCAGATTTACCAGAAGATATACAAAATTTAATTATTAATGGAATTATAGGGGTGATAGGATCAGTTTTATGCAAAGGAGAAAGCAAAGATAATATTCTAAAAGTTGCAGGTGAATTTTTTATAATGCTCTGCTATGAAGATTGTTTAATCTATAAAGAAATTTTTAACACAAGTTATGTAGTGTTAGAAGCTTTGATTTTACCATTATTATTTTGGGAAGATTTCATAAATATAGAAGAAACTAAGTCTAAAGAGCTTCTTGATAAAGTTATCACTAGAATAAATATATTAGGAAACGGAATGATAAAAAAATTAGAAATTATAGATAGAGATGAAATTAGTTTAATTAAAAGTATTTCAAAGGCAATTACTAAATTAACTTTGAAACTTGAGAATGAAACTTTATAAAAGAAGAACATTGAAATTTTTATATATATATATATGTAAATAAAACTTATAAATGTCACTGAAAGTTCAAATATGGTAGGAAACTAAACTATTAATATTTAAAAATTTATTTAATAAATGTATAATTGCTAATAGAGTTAGTTTTTTGTAAATATATAATAAAAAGTCATCTTGATAATATATTTTGATGACTTTTTTATTTATCTTTTAATTGCTATAATTAAAAGAAACAATGGAAAAGAGATTAGCAAGGAGAATAATAAAAAATGATTAAAAATCTAATAGCCATATCAAGTTTGGCTTTACTGTCCGCATTAATATATTTTGATAATACTTTAATAAAAGTATCAAACTATAAAATTAAAAGTGATAAAATTCCCAAAGGGTTTAATAATTTTAAAATAGTTCATTTATCAGATTTACATAGCTATGGTCTTAAAAATTATAATATTCAATTAATTAAAAAGATTAATAATGAAAATCCCAATATTATTGTTATGACTGGAGATATGGTTAATAAGTATGATACAAATTTTGAAAAATTTTTAAGCTTGTCAGAAACTTTGAGCAAAAAATATGATATATATTATATTTTAGGAAATCATGAAGTAAGATTAAAAAAAGATGATTTAGACCTCATTATACAAAAACTTAAAAAATTTGGAATTAAAGTATTGATTAATGAAAAAATAAATATAATGAGAAAAAAAGACTATATAAATATTTATGGAATGGATATTCCACTTTCATATTATAAAATAATAAATAAACCTTCGAATGTAGAAGAAATAATTACTGGAGTACTTAATCAATGCAGTGAAAAGGAATATAACATTTTATTAGCACATAATCCACTATATTTTGAGGAATACGCAAAGAATAATGTAGACTTAACATTATCAGGGCATGTTCATGGAGGTATGATAAGATTGCCGTTTGTAGGAGCATTACTTTCACCAGAAAGGAAATTCTTTCCTAAATATAGTAGCGGAGTGTATGAAGTGAATAATAAAAAGCTTATTGTAAGTAGAGGTATTGGACATAGCAGACCAGGAGTAAGATTATTTAATAGGCCAGAAATAGTTAGTATAACTTTATTAAATTAAACTAATTAATATGTTTTGTTATATATATATTTTATTTCTATATAAAGAATCAAATCTTTTAACCACGTGTTTTTTATGGCCGTTAAACAATATGTATGGAAAATACTAGTTGTTGTTTAAATACCTATAACTTATAATATAAATAATAAAAAAAAGATAATAATTGTATACATAGAAAGGGGATTATTATATGCCATTTATAGGATCTAAAATAACAGTAAAAATTTCAAAAGAAAAAGAAGAAATAGTAAAGAAAAGATTAGGTGAAGCAATAAAATTAATTCCAGGGAAAAGTGAAACATTTTTAATGATTGGATTTGAAGATGAATATACACTTTACTTAGGAGGGGAAAAGTTAGATAAGGGTGCTTTCATTGAAGTTAAAATATTTGGAAAGGCAAGCAAAGAAGCCTTTTCTGTGTTAACTAAAGAAATTTGTAGTATTTATGAGGAAGAATTGCAAATACCACAAGATAAAATATATGTTAAATATGAGGAAGTTGAAAATTGGGGATGGAATGGAAGTAATTTTTAGATAAAAACTATACTTACGTAAATAATCAATCGAAATGAAGGTTATGCATTTGAGTTCTATGATAAATAAAAAGTCATAGGGCTTCTTTTTACTTTTTAAAAAAATTATATAGTAATAATGTCATATTTTTTAATAATGGGGGCAAAATATATTTACACTCATATTAAAATAAAATTAATTTTTTGAGGAGGTAATTACAAATGGTACATGATAAAGAACATTCAACGAGAGATAATATCGGTGGTAAAAGTATTATGGGTTGGTTAGGAAGGCTAGTATTAACAGCAATAATTTTAGGAATAACATCATTTTTCACACCTGGTTTTAGTATTAATGGATTATGGTCATTTTTATTAGCTGCAATTGTAATAAGTGTATTAGATTATTTAGTAGAATCATTTATGGGAGTTGATGCATCACCTTTTGGAAAGGGGTTAAAAGGATTTGCTATTGCCGCAGTAATAATATATGTAGCACAATTTTTAGTTCCTAATATGAGCGTGTCTATAATAGGTGCATTATTAGCAGCTTTAGCTATTGGAATAGTAGATGCAGTAATGCCTGGTAGGGCAATGTAAGTTTTAGTTTTCAACATTTTAATAAAAAAGGGCGTGTCGCAAAATGATTAATTTTTAATCAGAAGCGACACTTCTTTTCGTTTTAAATTAAAAAATCTCTTAATAATTAAAATTGAATAATAATTATTGAGAGATTTTTATGTTTTAAGCGCACTTTAATAAGCCTACTTAAATTATTCCATAATTAGGCAGATTGTTTTAATTCATGAAGATGTTTTTGAGTTCTTCCGTTTTGGATTTTTGAATGCAATTTGTTAATGTTATAACCAAAACAAAGCAAAATAAATTCAGTTTTTACACTATTTTTTCCACGTGTTAAAAATCTATTGAATTCATAGTCACTTTTTAGAACTCCAAATGCTCCTTCGACCTGAATAGATCTGTTCATTCTTAATTTAGCTCCAATTTCAGTTGTAATATTTCTATAAGATATTTCACGCTTTTCTACAAAAGTTTTCGAAACCTGCATCTTTCTATTTCCTTTTGCTTTTGTACATTTTTCTTTATGAACACAATTATCACAGCTTTCACACTCATAAACAGTAACTTCTGATTTGTATCCACTGGCGGATTTTCTATGAATAATAGAGGTCGGAATCAACTTTCTACCATTATTGCAAACATAAAAATCTGATTCAGCATCATATTGCATATTTTCTCGCTTACTTATATCATTTTTGAAACTTCTTTTTTTCCACTTTTCATAAGTTTGCGGCTTTATGTATGGGGTCTGATTATTGTATTCTAAAAATAAATAATTTTCTTCGCTTTCATAACCCGAATCTGCAATCACATTAAGATATTTACGACCAATTTTTTCTTGCATATTATTAAGCATAGGTATTAGTGTTGCTATGTCATTTCTATCATCAAATATTCCGACACCGGTCACGTATTCGCTTTCAACTGCAATTTGTACATTATATGCTGGCTTTAATTGACCATTTCTCATATGATCATCTTTCATATGCATGAAAGTTGCGTCTGGATCAGTTTTAGAATAACTATTTCTATTTGAGAATATGGTTTTACTGAAATTATATTTTTCTTGTCTCTCTTTATATTCAAATAGTTGCTCTATCCATTTCTGAATTGTAGTTTTTCTCTTACCAATTCCATGAACAAATTCTATGTTTCTCTTCTCTTTTTCATATAAAAGCCATTCGAGAATTTTATCGAGATCATTTATCAATGTTTCTTTTTGAATACTAAATTCTTTCAATTCTTCAAGATTGACATTTTCAACAAGAGTAAGAATTTTATTAAACATTTTCTCTTCATTTTTGTAAATGGCTTTCTTCCAAACAAAAGTATATCGATTGGCATTCGCCTCGATTTTAGTACCATCAATAAATACATTTTCAAATAATACTTCATTTTGATCAGCTAAATAATTAACTTGCTGATAAAATAATTCTTCAATTACTTCATTTGAAAGATAATCTTTTCGAAATCTACTAATTGTAGCATGATCAGGGGCTTTGCATCCTTGAAGCAGCCATCTAAAATTTATATCTCTTTTACATGCTTTTTCTATTTTTCTACTTGAATAAACATTTTGAGAATACGCATACGATATTATTTTGAACATGATTTTGGGTTCCACTGCCGGTTTTCTTCCAACGGAAGAGTACGCCTTATACAACTTTCTGTAATCTAATCCCTCCAATACGTGGCTTAGCAAGCGAACAGAATCATCTTCTGGTATTAAATTTTCCAAATTTAATGGTAATATAAGTTGAAAATTATCATTAAATTCATTATAATCTTTAGTGTATGATTTCTTTATTTTGTACATAACTTAATTATACAATAAATGTGATTTCTTCGGAATTCACATTTTTTTATTTCTTAAAAAAAATGAGCTGCTACAAAACTAACTATGTTAGTTTTGCAA
The DNA window shown above is from Clostridium beijerinckii and carries:
- a CDS encoding metallophosphoesterase, producing MIKNLIAISSLALLSALIYFDNTLIKVSNYKIKSDKIPKGFNNFKIVHLSDLHSYGLKNYNIQLIKKINNENPNIIVMTGDMVNKYDTNFEKFLSLSETLSKKYDIYYILGNHEVRLKKDDLDLIIQKLKKFGIKVLINEKINIMRKKDYINIYGMDIPLSYYKIINKPSNVEEIITGVLNQCSEKEYNILLAHNPLYFEEYAKNNVDLTLSGHVHGGMIRLPFVGALLSPERKFFPKYSSGVYEVNNKKLIVSRGIGHSRPGVRLFNRPEIVSITLLN
- a CDS encoding IS1182 family transposase, with the protein product MYKIKKSYTKDYNEFNDNFQLILPLNLENLIPEDDSVRLLSHVLEGLDYRKLYKAYSSVGRKPAVEPKIMFKIISYAYSQNVYSSRKIEKACKRDINFRWLLQGCKAPDHATISRFRKDYLSNEVIEELFYQQVNYLADQNEVLFENVFIDGTKIEANANRYTFVWKKAIYKNEEKMFNKILTLVENVNLEELKEFSIQKETLINDLDKILEWLLYEKEKRNIEFVHGIGKRKTTIQKWIEQLFEYKERQEKYNFSKTIFSNRNSYSKTDPDATFMHMKDDHMRNGQLKPAYNVQIAVESEYVTGVGIFDDRNDIATLIPMLNNMQEKIGRKYLNVIADSGYESEENYLFLEYNNQTPYIKPQTYEKWKKRSFKNDISKRENMQYDAESDFYVCNNGRKLIPTSIIHRKSASGYKSEVTVYECESCDNCVHKEKCTKAKGNRKMQVSKTFVEKREISYRNITTEIGAKLRMNRSIQVEGAFGVLKSDYEFNRFLTRGKNSVKTEFILLCFGYNINKLHSKIQNGRTQKHLHELKQSA